In Silene latifolia isolate original U9 population chromosome X, ASM4854445v1, whole genome shotgun sequence, the following proteins share a genomic window:
- the LOC141620631 gene encoding uncharacterized protein LOC141620631, with the protein MERIHALCRNFLWEGGEDYTKAPLVAWSVLCKGKDEGGLGVVDLKTWNIAAIGKLVWWIAKKKDHLWIQWVDKIYMKGRSWLDYQPTAASSWAWRKIWEVKKKFQEAYSQGKWLTDGDEYTIAKGYAWLVQSTPKIQWYKSAWNRFNIKRHCFIQWLIKHERLLTLDRLHKMGVTQNTRCYICGVAAETHKHLFQDCVYVTKCYKELYAWLGVSDKKKQVVSADEVLKQRGWSGFVRLVTCALVVALQYNVWQTRNICRLDGMVPQPGTLLKRIKNEFKLRLMAMSKGVMKQHDIVWCQTRGLM; encoded by the coding sequence ATGGAGAGGATACATGCTCTTTGTAGGAACTTCTTGTGGGAAGGTGGTGAGGACTACACCAAAGCTCCTCTAGTGGCTTGGTCTGTTCTATGCAAGGGAAAAGATGAAGGGGGACTGGGTGTGGTTGATTTGAAGACCTGGAACATAGCAGCAATTGGAAAGCTTGTATGGTGGATAGCTAAGAAAAAGGATCATTTGTGGATTCAATGGGTAGATAAAATTTATATGAAAGGTCGCTCTTGGCTTGATTATCAACCTACTGCTGCTAGCTCTTGGGCATGGAGGAAAATTTGGGAGGTTAAAAAGAAGTTTCAAGAAGCCTATAGTCAAGGTAAATGGCTGACTGATGGGGATGAGTACACTATTGCTAAAGGATATGCTTGGCTAGTTCAGAGTACACCCAAAATTCAGTGGTATAAGAGTGCTTGGAATCGTTTTAATATTAAAAGACATTGTTTCATACAGTGGCTGATTAAGCATGAGAGATTACTAACGCTTGACAGGCTGCATAAAATGGGTGTTACTCAAAATACCAGATGCTACATATGTGGAGTGGCTGCTGAGACTCACAAGCATCTTTTTCAAGACTGTGTTTATGTAACTAAATGTTACAAGGAACTGTATGCTTGGTTAGGAGTATCTGATAAGAAGAAGCAGGTGGTCTCTGCTGATGAAGTGTTAAAGCAACGAGGCTGGTCTGGCTTTGTGAGGTTGGTTACCTGTGCCCTGGTGGTAGCTTTACAGTATAATGTTTGGCAGACACGGAACATATGCAGGTTGGATGGCATGGTTCCTCAACCAGGAACTCTGCTGAAAAGAATCAAGAATGAGTTTAAGCTGAGACTGATGGCTATGAGCAAAGGAGTTATGAAACAACATGATATAGTATGGTGTCAAACTCGGGGTCTTATGTAA